A stretch of the Planktothricoides raciborskii GIHE-MW2 genome encodes the following:
- a CDS encoding response regulator, whose protein sequence is MNYNGDILIVDDHVENLQILFSMLTDYGYEVRRVLNGIQALNVVKSEPPDLILLDILMPEMDGYEVCRYLKAEASTASIPVIFLTALDDEVDKLKAFEVGGIDYITKPFHMKEVMARIENQLTIQRQRRAIAEQNEQLKAQNIRLEQLNTELIKLNSKLEQSNQDLEQFAYIASHDLRSPLQTIIGFAQILNQKYQQYLDEKGKHYLDRIITGGYRMNKLIGALLEYSRIGCKHLEFKPVDGNKMLAQVLESLQAEIESSHAVIVRDNLPNFIGDEVQIEQLFQNLISNGIKYRNPQVKPQIKITVEPRINFEYLIGIHDNGIGICAEDFQRIFQVFQRLHNSEQYPGTGIGLAVCQKIIDNHGGRLWVESEENQGTSFYFTLRGQEILATPTVEQK, encoded by the coding sequence ATATTGTTTTCCATGTTGACGGATTATGGCTATGAAGTCCGACGAGTCCTCAACGGGATTCAAGCTTTGAACGTGGTTAAATCTGAGCCTCCGGATCTGATTTTGTTAGATATTCTGATGCCGGAAATGGACGGCTATGAAGTATGCAGATATTTAAAAGCTGAAGCCAGTACCGCGAGTATTCCAGTGATTTTTTTGACCGCCTTAGATGATGAAGTGGATAAGTTAAAAGCCTTTGAAGTAGGGGGGATTGACTACATTACCAAACCCTTTCACATGAAGGAAGTCATGGCGCGGATTGAAAATCAATTAACTATCCAAAGGCAACGGCGGGCGATCGCCGAGCAAAACGAGCAACTCAAAGCCCAAAATATCCGCTTAGAGCAGTTAAATACTGAACTGATTAAATTAAACTCCAAACTAGAACAATCCAACCAAGACTTAGAACAATTTGCTTATATTGCCTCCCATGATTTGCGATCGCCATTGCAAACAATCATCGGCTTTGCCCAAATTTTAAACCAGAAATATCAGCAGTACCTAGACGAAAAAGGTAAGCATTATCTAGACAGGATTATTACCGGAGGCTATCGCATGAACAAATTGATTGGGGCGCTGTTAGAATATTCGCGGATCGGCTGCAAACATCTAGAATTTAAACCCGTAGATGGAAACAAAATGCTGGCTCAGGTATTAGAATCGTTGCAAGCCGAAATTGAAAGCAGCCACGCGGTGATAGTCCGAGATAACCTGCCTAACTTTATTGGCGATGAAGTGCAAATTGAACAACTTTTTCAAAACCTAATTAGTAATGGGATTAAGTATCGTAATCCCCAGGTAAAACCGCAAATTAAAATCACCGTTGAACCCAGAATAAATTTTGAATACTTAATTGGCATCCATGACAATGGCATAGGCATATGTGCTGAGGATTTTCAGCGGATATTCCAAGTGTTTCAACGTTTACATAACTCAGAGCAATATCCGGGGACCGGCATTGGGTTAGCGGTCTGTCAAAAAATTATTGATAACCACGGGGGACGGCTCTGGGTTGAATCCGAAGAAAATCAAGGAACTAGCTTTTATTTTACCCTGCGCGGTCAAGAAATTCTGGCCACCCCAACGGTGGAGCAAAAATAA